A genomic stretch from Leishmania donovani BPK282A1 complete genome, chromosome 36 includes:
- a CDS encoding 60S ribosomal protein L18, putative — MGVDLTGISKKSRVIRHHTYSTNPYIKLLIKLYKFLAKRTSSGFNKVVYQRLIKSRSNRAPISLSRIAVVMKRKAVFTAKSKAAPIAVVVGDVLDDVRMARIPAMRVCALRFSKSARQSIVAAGGECLTFDQLAMIAPTGKNTYLLRGRKSGRESVRHFGASGVPGSHSKPYATNRGKETKRGRRTGRSYKRKAFRHV; from the coding sequence ATGGGCGTGGATCTGACAGGCATCTCCAAGAAGAGTCGTGTGATTCGCCATCACACGTACTCGACGAACCCCTACATCAAGCTGCTGATCAAGCTGTACAAGTTCCTCGCGAAGCGCACAAGCTCTGGCTTCAACAAGGTCGTGTACCAGCGCCTGATCAAGAGCCGCAGCAACCGCGCTCCGATCTCGCTGagccgcatcgccgtcgtcatgAAGCGCAAGGCTGTCTTCACCGCGAAGAGCAAGGCGGCCCCGATCGCCGTCGTGGTCGGTGACGTCCTGGATGATGTGCGCATGGCCCGCATCCCCGCGatgcgcgtctgcgccctGCGCTTCTCCAAGAGCGCGCGCCAgagcatcgtcgccgccggcggtgagTGCCTGACCTTCGACCAGCTCGCCATGATTGCTCCCACTGGCAAGAACACGTACCTGCTGCGTGGTCGCAAGTCTGGCCGCGAGTCGGTGCGCCACTTCGGCGCCTCTGGCGTGCCCGGCAGCCACTCGAAGCCTTACGCGACCAACCGCGGCAAGGAGACGAAGCGTGGCCGCCGCACGGGCCGCTCGTACAAACGCAAGGCCTTCCGCCATGtctga
- a CDS encoding mitochondrial intermediate peptidase, putative: MLRRLVSCASPLRLRGCGAATVFGNARFASTANASAAPPTSSPKAPTYGTVPDIPNLNFLSSPDNLLNTVDGTVDVCEALLKEIPKAKTPQAKHDLIDSTSNVLCLLLDPCEFVRQIHPDENYKRSASLAFQKGYEYMCEVNSRRDLYDVIKELDSSEGRKGLTPESVKNVVQLRRDMESNGIHLPDAQRAKVTEMNIEKEELAMRFLTEQGSANPFGTLRYLLQCRYELAQLLGFESYAEQQLRGTMLENQENVWHFLCSIASKYRQQAEAEMDLIRKHVGEVRNRANITDEYRARVASSMRRDAEPENALEYFSVANCVRGIQCLCSEVFGVKLEEVPLNPEEVINNSVKKFHVYDEHKRFLGVIVLDMYMNEMKYCQAGHLTLQLGCVPHQEALATVGLRLPKRQYPVVVLTANVGALKPAQRRPDGTYDDEATLMQPNEVTTVFHEFGHAMHTIFGQTQVQNLAGTRASIDYVETFSQLFEQFLSSHEFLKLWAHRINTREPISFDIVQKRNSAANMFKHLDMLDQVVLSAVDQALHGPQPLTVYFPHGDQGHVGKRTLGDLGDYGRGGFNMARALIQVAKPVSVAEPTETGVLSTLSFEHLSGYPAGYYGYLYSLSVARRIWTKKFERDPLNRDAGRELAEKVMCHGAACDPRETIEKYLGDNLTDIDIWA, translated from the coding sequence ATGCTTCGCCGACTTGTATCCTGCGCATCGCCGTTGCGCTTGCGGGGCTGTGGTGCGGCCACTGTCTTTGGCAATGCCCGTTTTGCTTCCACGGCGAACgcatcggcagcaccgcccacgAGCTCCCCCAAGGCGCCGACCTACGGCACTGTTCCCGATATCCCGAACCTGAACTTCCTTTCCAGTCCTGATAACCTGCTTAACACCGTGGATGGCACGGTGGACGTGTGCGAGGCGTTGCTGAAGGAGATTCCAaaggcgaagacgccgcAGGCAAAGCATGACCTAATCGATTCCACCAGCAACGtgctctgcctgctgctggaccCGTGCGAATTTGTACGTCAAATCCACCCAGACGAGAACTACAAGCGTagcgcctccctcgccttcCAGAAGGGGTACGAGTACATGTGCGAGGTGAACTCGCGGCGCGACCTCTACGACGTCATTAAGGAGCTAGATAGCTCGGAAGGCCGCAAAGGCCTGACGCCAGAGTCCGTCAAGAATGTTGTGCAGCTGAGGAGGGACATGGAGAGCAACGGCATTCATCTTCCAGACGCGCAGCGCGCCAAGGTGACGGAGATGAACATCGAGAAGGAAGAACTGGCGATGCGCTTCTTGACAGAGCAGGGCTCGGCCAACCCTTTCGGCACTCTCCGGTACCTTCTTCAGTGCCGCTACGAGCTGGCGCAGTTGCTGGGGTTCGAGAGCTACGCAGAGCAACAGCTGCGCGGGACGATGCTGGAGAATCAGGAGAACGTGTGGCACTTCCTTTGTAGCATTGCGAGCAAATATCGTcagcaggcggaggcggagatggaCCTCATCCGTAAACACGTCGGCGAGGTGCGCAATCGTGCCAACATCACCGATGAATACCGAGCCCGCGTTGCGTCCTCGATGCGGCGCGATGCAGAGCCGGAGAATGCGCTCGAATACTTCTCCGTCGCGAACTGCGTGCGCGGCATTCAGTGTCTCTGCTCGGAGGTCTTCGGCGtgaagctggaggaggtcCCCCTCAACCCCGAAGAGGTCATCAATAACAGTGTCAAGAAGTTTCATGTGTACGATGAGCACAAGAGGTTTCTCGGCGTGATTGTGCTGGACATGTACATGAACGAGATGAAGTACTGCCAGGCTGGCCACttgacgctgcagctcggcTGCGTGCCGCACCAGGAGGCCCTCGCCACAGTGGGGCTGCGCTTACCGAAGCGGCAGTACCCGGTAGTTGTGCTCACGGCAAATGTTGGCGCGCTgaagccggcgcagcgccgccccgaTGGCACATACGACGACGAGGCCACCCTAATGCAGCCGAACGAGGTGACGACCGTTTTCCATGAGTTTGGCCACGCCATGCATACCATCTTTGGACAGACCCAGGTGCAAAACTTGgccggcacgcgcgcaagcaTCGACTACGTCGAGACTTTCTCGCAGCTCTTTGAGCAGTTCCTCTCGTCCCACGAGTTCTTGAAGCTGTGGGCGCACCGCATCAACACCCGTGAGCCGATCTCCTTCGACATTGTGCAGAAGCGCAACAGCGCGGCGAACATGTTCAAGCACCTGGATATGCTGGACCAGGTGGTGCTCTCCGCGGTGGACCAGGCGCTGCACGGGCCGCAGCCGTTAACGGTGTACTTCCCGCACGGCGACCAGGGTCACGTGGGCAAGCGCACGCTCGGTGACCTGGGCGACTACGGCCGTGGTGGTTTCAACATGGCACGGGCCCTCATTCAGGTGGCGAAGCCGGTCTCCGTCGCGGAGCCGACCGAGACCGGCGTCCTGAGTACGCTCTCCTTTGAGCACCTTTCGGGATACCCTGCAGGCTACTACGGCTACCTCTACAGCCTGAGCGTGGCGCGTCGAATCTGGACGAAAAAGTTCGAGCGCGACCCGCTCAACCGCGATGCCGGGCGTGAGTTGGCAGAGAAAGTCATgtgccacggcgccgcctgTGACCCACGCGAAACCATCGAGAAATACCTCGGCGACAACCTCACAGATATTGATATTTGGGCCTAA
- a CDS encoding chaperone protein DNAj, putative, with product MGAVKFQLYKTLGVPVESSIEDIARSYRRLALKYHPDRNPEGVEKFKSISNAYAVLSDPERRAAYDLTGFVSDSAESPHAMSDEAARQQRSVELADQVRNFFATYAGSAEEQADVVRGYEKCNGDFKKMVREYLLFDNGVEAEVQRLHRLVSTLIEVGNLSPTPAWESTSTPEAILRLEKAMHRERQEAEKVLKDMAGSGTGAAGAADGDLSSLQVMIRQRQQSSYESMLSRLENKYVTKRNNARESSKRTREAAPTARKDERASKRHRKASHHR from the coding sequence ATGGGCGCTGTCAAGTTTCAGCTTTACAAGACACTCGGTGTCCCCGTGGAAAGCTCTATCGAGGATATCGCGCGCTCATATCGGCGTCTCGCACTCAAGTACCACCCAGACCGCAATCCAGAGGGCGTGGAAAAGTTCAAGAGTATCTCGAACGCCTATGCCGTGCTGTCTGACCCTGAGCGACGCGCGGCGTACGACCTGACAGGCTTTGTCTCGGATTCCGCAGAGTCACCGCACGCCATGTCAGATGAGGCGgctcgccagcagcgctctGTGGAGCTAGCGGATCAAGTGCGCAACTTCTTTGCCACCTACGCTGGATCTGCAGAAGAGCAGGCGGACGTCGTGCGCGGCTACGAAAAGTGCAATGGAGACTTCAAAAAAATGGTGCGAGAGTATCTGCTCTTTGACAACGGCGtcgaggcggaggtgcagcggctgcatcGTCTTGTGTCGACGCTGATCGAGGTGGGGAATCtatcgccgacgccggcgtggGAGTCAACGAGCACTCCGGAGGCTATCCTCAGGCTGGAGAAAGCCATGCATCGTGAGCGccaggaggcggagaaggtgTTGAAGGATATGGCCGGCAGCGGTaccggtgcagcaggcgccgccgacggcgacctTAGCAGCCTTCAAGTTATGAttcggcagcgacagcagtcTTCATACGAGTCGATGCTGAGCCGCCTCGAGAACAAGTACGTGACGAAGAGGAACAACGCACGAGAGTCGagcaagcgcacacgcgaggCGGCACCGACCGCTCGCAAGGACGAACGTGCTTCCAAAAGGCACCGGAAAGCCTCTCATCACCGGTAA
- a CDS encoding amino acid transporter, putative, with protein sequence MQSLAARRSLLVHDVRASQRQSFAGRISHRVASRLSLAAPPVEARTGTVAGTIINTLCSVIGAGVLSLPLALYFSSIIVGLVVLLVFSSFAAFSVYCLVVGCDATGRYSITEVIAFAIYPPQLWEEYLRKQGAAKETAREEEQHVARQHHMPASASSGVRSSSLNGESAVTAPQQTEEAPTSMDAKQHSDPGEGVASDEEGSEDTLPYRHRHGSHRYDRRRDDGHSCAEASRTKECTERHPHASFLAPSASTNARLRDAYAREEWRRRRCRRVITALMELIVFSSNYGALVIYSKVIADSMPPVVSYATHTDGFLVSKYFWLITGGVVFFVLSCSRNMEELKWSSLLGFLTILYIVVLILYRYHTQKRYDYPHVDPRSYGTVHWLRLSVGVLQTISTFGLALSYHYNVPYFYKELQDRRPDCMMQSLAVAFPIVVVCYAVTGVVGYLTFGTEVAAPRVGGNIVSNYPKNDLLMNIGRLGLFVHFACVFPVLSICTRRGLHRLTMIALTWADQSALMMEAARASGAQLTEGVRRAEVSTATVSSLSPTAAPTNGAGVEDGAHVCGHIPGETSPLLQRHGSPTPGYEVFANSSPPHLASLGQQYNAELPLSGRRNSAAADRPWDALCADASGAEQVRASHPGSEQLGTIDVDRDVGSPDQTTMLAIVIEAAFLVITSVLIAATVSGIDFVIHLIGTLFSTFIVMVAPGMVGWCVFSPSGPFGSASAAVAACSGGDGKFSGALVSDLLSRFRLIRLKQLMCLLNVVLGICVTCVGVATLVYETFWGKPIPAL encoded by the coding sequence ATGCAATCTCTTGCAGCCCGCAGGTCGCTGCTTGTGCACGACGTTCGCGCGTCACAGCGGCAGTCTTTCGCCGGTCGTATTAGCCACCGCGTCGCCTCCAGGCTCTCGCTCGCCGCTCCTCCTGTGGAGGCGCGCACCGGGACTGTGGCAGGCACCATCATCAACACCCTCTGCAGCGTGATCGGCGCCGgggtgctgtcgctgccacTGGCGCTCTACTTCTCTTCCATTATAGTTGGGCTGGTTGTACTCCTCGTGTTCTCATCCTTTGCGGCCTTCAGCGTGTACTGCCTTGTCGTGGGCTGCGACGCCACCGGGCGGTACTCTATCACTGAGGTGATTGCCTTTGCCATCTACCCACCGCAGCTGTGGGAGGAGTACCTGCGCAAGCAAGGGGCCGCCAAGGAGACGGcgcgagaagaagagcagcatgtggcacggcagcaccacaTGCCAGCCTCCGCTTCGTCTggggtgcgcagcagcagcctaAACGGAGAAAGCGCCGTGACGGCTCCGCAGCAAACTGAAGAGGCGCCGACAAGCATGGATGCGAAGCAGCACAGTGATCCAGGGGAGGGCGTGGCGAGCGACGAGGAAGGAAGCGAGGATACCCTTCCGTATCGTCACCGCCATGGCAGCCATCGATACGACCGCCGACGAGACGACGGCCACTCGTGCGCAGAAGCCTCACGAACGAAGGAATGCACAGAGCGCCATCCACACGCCTCTTTCCTCGCCCCTTCGGCGAGCACCAACGCTCGACTGCGCGACGCGTACGCGCGAGAAGagtggcgccggcgtcgttgccgccgcgtcaTTACGGCACTTATGGAGCTCATCGTCTTCAGCAGCAACTATGGCGCCCTCGTGATTTACTCCAAGGTGATCGCCGATTCCATGCCACCCGTTGTTTCGTacgccacgcacacggacgGCTTTCTAGTGTCCAAATACTTCTGGCTCATTACTGGCGGCGTCGTATTTTTTGTGCTGAGCTGCTCACGTAACATGGAGGAGCTGAAGTGGTCTtcgctgctcggcttcctgACGATTTTATACATTGTTGTCCTTATTCTCTACCGCTACCACACACAGAAGCGGTACGACTATCCGCACGTCGACCCGCGCAGCTATGGCACGGTACACTGGCTCCGCCTCTCAGTAGGCGTGCTGCAGACAATCTCGACGTTCGGGTTGGCCCTCAGCTACCACTACAACGTGCCGTACTTCTACAAGGAACTGCAGGACCGCCGACCGGACTGCATGATGCAGTCCCTCGCGGTGGCCTTTCCCATCGTTGTCGTCTGTTATGCCGTCACCGGTGTCGTCGGCTACTTGACCTTTGGCAccgaggtggcggcaccgAGGGTGGGCGGCAACATCGTCTCGAACTACCCAAAGAACGACCTCTTAATGAACATCGGCCGTCTCGGCCTCTTTGTTCactttgcgtgcgtgttccCTGTCCTGTCAATCTGCACGCGTCGCGGCCTGCATCGGCTAACCATGATTGCCCTGACGTGGGCAGATCAGTCAGCCCTGATGATGGAGGCTGCCAGGGCATCGGGAGCGCAGCTGACGGAGGGTGTGCGCAGGGCAGAAGTGAGCACAGCAACCGTGTCCTCGCTGTCCCCAACTGCGGCCCCCAcgaacggcgccggcgtAGAGGACGGGGCTCACGTATGTGGTCACATCCCTGGCGAGACGTCTCCTCTGCTGCAGAGGCACGGCAGCCCCACGCCCGGCTACGAGGTGTTTGCGAACAGCTCGCCACCTCATCTCGCCAGTCTTGGCCAGCAATACAACGCCGAATTACCGCTATCTGGGCGTCGGAActcagctgcagctgacAGGCCGTGGGATGCTTTGTGCGCAGACGCCAGTGGGGCAGAACAGGTGCGCGCCTCGCACCCCGGGTCGGAGCAGTTGGGCACCATCGACGTGGATCGCGACGTCGGCTCACCTGATCAGACGACGATGCTCGCCATTGTGATAGAGGCTGCCTTCCTAGTGATCACATCGGTGCTGATTGCTGCGACCGTGTCGGGCATCGACTTTGTGATACACCTGATCGGAACCCTGTTCAGTACTTTTATTGTGATGGTGGCGCCTGGGATGGTGGGGTGGTGCGTGTTCTCACCAAGTGGCCCCTTTGGCTCTGCGTCGGCTGCCGTGgccgcgtgcagcggcggcgacggaaaGTTCTCTGGCGCCCTTGTAAGCGATTTGTTGTCGCGTTTCCGGCTGATTCGATTGAAGCAGCTCATGTGCCTCCTGAACGTTGTGCTGGGGATTTGCGTGACGTGCGTCGGCGTTGCGACACTCGTGTACGAGACATTCTGGGGAAAACCGATACCAGCGCTGTGA